A genome region from Penaeus monodon isolate SGIC_2016 chromosome 14, NSTDA_Pmon_1, whole genome shotgun sequence includes the following:
- the LOC119580957 gene encoding endocuticle structural glycoprotein SgAbd-2-like, with protein sequence MLKVTVLCVVAAVAAGLPQRYAAPPGSAPGGISSAFGQPTLPPAGSAPGGIVSSFRPPSPSQGPPPGSAPGGISSSFGASAPLVPILEDEREGPDQFGNYKFNFETGNGIIRYEEGFPQGETGAVASQGGWSFTFPDGTPAVFTFVADANGYRVESDLLPTPHPLPAHAIAQIEKARQEDAAAASGGRPSLVPQHRPAYSVAN encoded by the exons ATGCTCAAG GTTACAGTTCTGTGCGTTGTGGCGGCTGTGGCTGCCGGTCTCCCGCAGCGATATGCGGCTCCACCTGGCAGTGCGCCGGGGGGAATCTCGAGCGCCTTTGGCCAGCCAACACTGCCTCCGGCCGGAAGTGCTCCCGGAGGCATCGTGAGCTCCTTCCGACCTCCAAGCCCGTCACAAGGACCTCCTCCGGGAAGCGCTCCCGGTGGAATTTCCTCCTCCTTCGGAGCCTCTGCCCCGCTGGTGCCTATCCTCGAGGACGAACGTGAAGGACCTGACCAATTTGGAAATTATAAGTTCAACTTTGAGACTGGCAATGGAATCATTCGCTACGAAGAGGGCTTTCCCCAGGGGGAGACCGGCGCCGTGGCGTCACAAGGAGGCTGGTC GTTTACCTTCCCTGATGGAACGCCTGCTGTGTTTACGTTTGTCGCCGACGCGAATGGCTACCGCGTCGAGTCCGACCTGCTGcccacgccccaccccctccccgcccacgccaTCGCCCAGATCGAGAAGGCTCGTCAGGAGGACGCAGCGGCTGCCTCCGGCGGCCGACCCTCACTCGTCCCGCAGCACCGCCCTGCCTACTCCGTCGCCAACTGA